The Panthera leo isolate Ple1 chromosome C2, P.leo_Ple1_pat1.1, whole genome shotgun sequence genome window below encodes:
- the RETNLB gene encoding resistin-like beta: protein MKLTSYFLLILILLLQLMIPRYAQCSLDSIMDTKIKEALTGLAKKISCTSIFNSGRLSSCPAGMVVTSCACGYGCGSWDIQGETTCQCQCSTIDWTTSRCCHLT, encoded by the exons ATGAAGCTTACGTCTTACTTCCTTCTCATTCTCATCCTCCTTCTCCAGCTGATGATCCCAAGGTATGCTCAGTGTTCTTTGGACTCCAtcatggatacaaaaataaaggaagctcTCACTGGCTTAG CAAAGAAGATTTCATGTACCAGTATCTTTAACTCAGGCAGACTGTCTTCCTGCCCTGCAG GAATGGTTGTCACCAGCTGTGCTTGTGGCTATGGCTGTGGTTCCTGGGATATCCAGGGAGAAACCACATGCCAATGCCAGTGCAGCACTATAGACTGGACCACTTCCCGCTGCTGCCACCTGAcctga